TGACATATGATTGTATAACTCCAACAGTTGCAGTCCTCCGTCATTCCGGCTTGTCCGGAATCTGTCTTTGAAAAAGATTCCCGACTCCCGAATGCGTTCGGGATTCACTTGCGGGAATGACATATGATTGTATAACTCCAACAGTTGCAGTCCTCCGTCATTCCGGCTTGTCCGGAATCTGTCTTTGAAAAAGATTCCCGACTCCCGAATGCGTTCGGGATTCACTTGCGGGAATGACATATGACTGTATTTTATACACAGACTCTATTTATTCTTTTCTGTATTTTTCAGTAAAGAGTGTTATAAGATCAATCGGCACAGGGAAAATAACGGTTGAATTCTTTTCTGAAGATATCTCTGTAAGTGTTTGAAGAAATCTCAGTTGCAGGGTAGCCGGCTCGGTAGCTATAATCTTTGCTGCGTCAGCAAGTTTCTGTGCTGCCTGAAATTCACCCTCTGCATGGATTATCTTTGCCCTGCGCTCCCTCTCCGCCTCAGCCTGTTTTGCTATCGCCCTCTGCATCTCCACAGGAAGATCGACGTTCTTTACCTCGACTGCGGTTACCTTTATACCCCATGGTTCGGTCTGAAAATCTATGATGCGCTGCAGTTCGGCATTGATGGCATCCCTTTTGGAAAGCAGGTCGTCAAGCAGACTTTGACCAAGAACGCTCCTTAAGGTTGTCTGGGCTATCTGGCTTGTACCGAAAAAGAAGTCCTCAATTGCCGTTATCGCCTTTATAGGATCCATCACCCTGAAGTATACAACGGCATTCACTTTAACAGTAACATTATCCTTTGTTATGACATCCTGTGAAGGCACATCCATTGTTACTGTTCTGAGGCTCACCTTTACGAGTTTATCAATTATAGGCCATATAATGACAAGTCCGGGCCCCTTCACCGGTATGATGCGTCCAAGCCTGAACACCACGCCTCTCTCATATTCCTTGAGAATCTTGATAGCGCCTGCAAGGAAATAAACAACGACCAGGATTGCAAATACTAAGCTCAGAAACTGAGGTGAAAATATCATTTCGATCCTCCTTAATTTTGAGTCCTTAACGGCTGCTGCACAAGGTGCGGCAATTTTGATTAATTTTAACCTAAAATGAACGATTTATGATATAAAGATCGAGGGAAGGTGAGGATGATAATCACTCACCGAACGCATTCGGGACGGGAATCCTTCTCAAAGAACGATTCCGGACAAGCCGGAATGACAGGACAAGCCGGAATGACGGAATAACGACAACTACATGTATTTGTCATTCCCGCAAGTGAATCCCGAACGCATTCGGGAGTCGGGAATCTTTTCCAAACAACGATTCCGGACAAGCCGGAATGACACTGTGCCGGAATGACGGAATAAGCCGGAATGACGGAATAACGACAACCGGCTAATCAATTTTCCTTACATGCAGGCGAAGTCCTTCAACGGACAGGACCTTTACCTTTTCACCCTTCCTGACCGGCTCATCGCTGTATGCCCGCCAGTACTCACCATGCACAAGGGTCATACCGTCTTTAAATATATCGGTATGGGCAACTCCCTCGAGACCGGTAAGACCCTCAATCCCGGTAACCGGCTTTCTCCTCCATGCCCTGACAGCGAGCCCTACCGTCAAGGTAAAAAAGAGGGCCGTCATCAGGGCTGCAGAAATCACAAGATAAAGGGACAGCTTGAGAAAGGGGCTTGAACTCTCAAAGAGCATTAGCGAACCAATAACCATCGACACTATACCACCTATGGTCAGAACGCCGTGTGAGACTACCTTCACCTCGAGGACAAACATTATTATGGCAAATACTATCAGGAGTAAACCGGCATAATTGACAGGTAATGTCTGAAAGGAATAAAAGGCAAGGACCAGACATATTGCACCGACAACACCGGGGAATATGGCCCCCGGATTTGTAATCTCAAAGAAAAGTCCGTAAAAACCAAGGAGCATTAGGATATAGGCAACATTGGGGTTGCTGATTATGCCGAGGATCCTGAGCCTCAGGCTCATCTCTCCCCTGACAATCCTTGCATCTTTAGTATGGAGTATCTTCAGGCCTGAAACCGTCTGCACCTTCTTCCCGTCGACCTTCTCAAGGAGTTCATTCAGGTTCAGGGCGATAAGATCCACCACCTTCAGCTTTAAAGCCTCCCGGGCGCTTACGGAAACGCTCTTCCTGACAGCCTCTTCCGCCCAGTCCGCATTCCGTCCCCTCCTCTCTGCGATCGACCGTATGTAAGCAACGGCATCGTTCGTGACCTTCTCTACCATAGTCTTGTCCATCTTCCCCCCCATACCAACAGGATGGGCGGCGCCTATGTTTGTCCCCGGGGCCATGGCGGCAACATGAGCGGCCATGGTTATGAAGACCCCTGCCGAGGCGGCACGTGCCCCTGATGGCGCTACAAAGACAATAACAGGCACCTCGCTGCCGTTGATTGCCTTGATTATCTTACGCATCGAGGTATCAAGGCCACCGGGTGTGTCAAGCTCAATCACTACGGCGTTAAAATCCGACTTCTGTGCCCTTTTTATACTCTTTTCAATAAATTCGGAAGTGACCGGGTTTATCACCCCGTCAACGGTAATAACCAAAACCGCCCTCTCACCTGAAAGGGCAGGAAACGGCAAGAAGACTGATAATATAAACAAACAGAGGTATACCTTCAGGCCTCTCATAGAAATATTATACCCGAATCCGGCGGTAAAGGTGCATCATAATAATAGTCTGTTGTATAATTCCTGTAATGATTAAAAAACCCCTGATATTCCTTGGTGTAATCATTGTTCTCCTGTTAGGCATAGTTGCGACCACAGAGCACCTGAAAAGATCCGATGACCGTACACTCACCATAAGCGGCCGTGCCGAGGCCGATGAGATAATCCTATCCCCCCGGATCCCCGGAAGGTTGAAGGATGTCTTCATAAGGGACGGCATGGAGGTCAGGAAAGGCGAAAGGGTTGCAACCCTTTTTGACCGTGAGATAAGGGCGGGCAGGGATGAGATCAAAAACAGGCTGGATGCTTTTAAAGCAAGAATAAAGGCGGAAAAAGAAAACCTCGGTTACCTGAAAAAGAAGGTCCATGAAGACATCAGCGTGGCTCAAAGGACCCTGATTATCTCAAGGGCACGGAAGAAACAGGCGGAAGCAAAGAGGGACCGGGAGGAACTCCGCTACAGGAGGTACGAAACGCTCTTAAGGAGGGGGGTAATCCCCCGGGACAGGTTTGATTCCGTAACACTCTCATACAATCTTGCCCTGGAGGAATTTCAGATTGCAACTGAAGAGGTTAAAAGGGCTGAGACCATCCTTGCTAAGACTCGCCTCTCAAGATTACTTGTCAGGGCAAAGGAGCACGGAATAGAGGGCATGATGGCATCCCTTGATGCATTGGGAAAAAGCCTTGCCCGGATGGAGATACAACTGTCCTACACGGAAGTAACCGTTCCGCAGGACGGAGTGGTGCTTAGAAAGGTCTCCGAGCCCGGTGAGTTCCTCAACGCAGGCGGCGTGATCGGCGTGATGATTGATCCGGATACCCTCCATATCAAGACCTATCTGCCTGAACCCTACCTCGGTAAGGTCTCTCTCGGTACGCAGGTCGATGTCATCACCGATACCTATCCTGAAAGGCCCATAAGGGGCCTTATCTGCTATATCTCCGACGAGGCGGAGTTTACCCCCAAGGAGGTACAGTCAAAGGTAGAGAGGGTCAAGGAGGTCTTTGCCATGAAGGTCTGCTTCGGAGAGGATAACGGGGAGGCTTATAAAATCCTGAAGAAAGGCATGCCTGTGGATGTAGTGATAAAAACCGCCGGCACACAGAACCCGGGGAAATGAATCATCCTTGTGCTGAAGACAAGACAAACCCCTCGGAAACACAGCCCGTCATATCAATAAAAGGGGTTACAAAGCAATACAGGAAGACCACGGCATTAAGAGATATAGACCTCGACGTTTCCCCTTCTGAAATTACCGGTATTATCGGCCCTGACGGGGCGGGAAAGAGTACCCTCCTCAAGATCTGTGCCGGTATTCTTAAGTACAGGGGGAGTGTTGTATTCCGGGGCAGGGAACTCTCTGAAAACCCGGAGAAGATAAAACCACACCTGGGATTCATGCCGCAGGGGATCGGGCAGAACCTCTACATGGATCTCACAGTGGAAGAAAACATCAGGTTCCTGGCAACCCTGAAGGCCGTACCGGGGGATGAGGTGAAAGAGAGGGAGGTAGAGCTCCTTCAGGCAACAGGACTGCTGCCCTTCAGGAAGAGGGCTGCCGGAAATCTCTCCGGGGGCATGAAACAGAAGCTGGGTATCTGCTGCGCACTGATATCCCTCCCCGAGATCCTTATACTCGATGAACCCTCCACAGGGATAGACCCCCTTTCAAGGCGACAGCTCTGGGAGATTCTGAATAAATACATTGCCACTCAGGGCACAACCATCCTCTTTGGCACCTCCTATATGGACGAGGCGGAAAAGTGTCATTCAATAATGTTTCTCCAGCATGGCAGATGCCTTTACAGAGGACATCCGGAAGAGATAATGGACAGGGAGCCGGGACTTGAAGATGCCTTTTTCGAAAGACTCGTTGAGGCTGGTGAGCGTTTAAAAGAGGTGGAGATACCCCGCACCTGGAGGCTCGGCGCTGGCGAGGGGGATGTGGTGGTTGAAGGGGTAACAAAGAGGTTCGGTGATTTCACCGCCATCGACGGGGTCTCCCTTGAGGTGACACCCGGAGAGATATTCGGGCTCCTCGGCCCCAACGGCGCCGGGAAGACCACCCTTATTAAATGCATGATCGGGCTGCTGAGACCTGAAGAAGGGGAAATTCACCTCTCCGGACTCCTGCCGGGATCAAAGGATCTGAGCTACAGGATCGGGTACATGTCCCAGGTGTTCTCCCTTTACGGAGACCTGACGGTAATAGAGAATATAGAACTCTATGGGACCATCTACGGTATCAGGGGTGAGGTGCTCAAGGAGAGGGTGGTGTGGGTGATCGATTTCTCCGGCCTCAGGGGATATGAGACCACCGTAGTGGGGTCTCTTCCCCTTGGTATGAAACAGAGGCTTGCACTCGGCTGTGCAACACTGCATCTGCCGGCCGTGCTCTTCCTTGACGAACCCACCTCCGGGGTGGATCCCGTCGCAAGGAGGATATTCTGGCAGTTCATAGGGAAGCTCTCGAAGGAACTCGGAATGACCGTGATCGTGACCACCCACAATCTTGTTGAGGCGGACTTCTGTGACAGGGTCGCAATCATGGATTCCGGGAGGATAATAGCCACGGACAGGCCCGGCAGCCTGAAGGAGAAGTTCACAGAGGCTCAGGGCAATGTCTTTGAGGTTTATCCTGACGGGCGCTTGCCACGGGAATGGCTTTCCGAAAGATCAATCTCCGTGGTCCCCTACGGCAGGAGATACCGCCTCTGGAAGAAGGAACTGGATGAGGAAACAGTAAAGGATATCCTAAAAGCACATGGCATGGACTATCACTACATAAAAAGGATACCTCCTCCAATGGAGGACGTCTTCGTCTATTATTTGCGGACTGTCGCCCAAATATGAAAATGCCCTTACCGTCATTCCCGCTTGTCGGGAATCCTTCGACTTGTTCGAGATCACAAGAAAGATTCCGGACAAGCCGGAATGACGGAATAACGAAGGCTATGCGCTCTGCGCTTTGAACGATTCCGGACAAGCCGGAATGACGGGACAAGCCGGAATGACGGGACAAGCCGGAATGACGGGACAAGCCGGAATGACGGGACAAGCCGGAATGACGGGACAAGCCGGAATGACGGGACAAGCCGGAATGACGGAAGGTGAGGGAAATAGTGCCACATTCAGGCTGAGCTATTGAGAATAACATGAAGAGGATCAGAGCTATAGCAATCAAGGAATTCAAGGAGATATGGCGAAACAGGCTGTTTCTCATTCTTGCCTTTATTGTGCCCTTTCTGATGTTTGTGGTCTTCGGCTACGGTATCAGCCTCGATATCGAGAACATGCCCTCCTCATATATTGATCATGACGGAACCCGGCTCAGCAGGGACCTGGTCGATAGATTTATCGGAAGATATTTTAAACTCACGCGTACGGTGTCGGACCTGAAAGAGGCCGAGAACCTCTTGAGAAAGGGGGCCTTGAGGGCGGTCCTTGTGATTCCCCCGGATTTTTCAAAAAAGATCTACCGCGGGGAGACATCGGATGTTCAGGTCCTCATCGACGGCGGGTATCCGTATACATCCATTACAATAAAGGGTTATGCCGAGGCTATTGTGAGTTCATACAACCGGCGCCTTCTTAAAGAGCGGATCGAAAGGTCGGGTTCTCTCACTTCCCCGGTGCCGGTAAAGGCGCAAACAAGGTATCTCTTCAATGAATCGTTAAGGAGCAGCTATGCCCTCATCCCGGGTCTTATAGCGATAGTGCTGCTTATGAACCCGGCAGTGCTTACCGCTATAGCCGTTGCAAGGGAGAAGGAATTCGGCACAATATACAATATCTATTCGACACCGGTTAAGAAGATCGAGTTCCTCCTTGGTAAGATCATCCCTTATCTCATTATCTCAACAATAAACTTTTTTGTCGTTGTAGCCACCGTGAAGGTGCTCTTTGCCATACCCATGAAGGGGAGCATCTTTGATCTGATTCCGCCGGCAATCGTCTATGTCCTCATTAACGTCTCCATCGGACTCCTGATATCATCGGTTACACGCACAGTTGTATCTGCTCAGATCGTTACACTTATTGTAACCATCATACCCGCATTCCTGTATTCCGGCCTCCTGATACCTGTATCCAACCTCGGTACGGAGGGCAAGGTGATGGCACACATATATCCCACCATGTACTTCATGGACGTAATCCACGGGGTCTATCTGAAAAGGCTTGGCCTCTTCCAGATGATGAAAGAAATGGGCATGTTAATACTGTACTTTATCCTGCTCTTTTCCTTCTCTGTAATGGTCTTTAAAAAGAGGGAGGGCTGACATCTGGAACCTTATTAAAAAAGAACTCCTCCATATACTCCGTGACAGGGGGCTGCTGATATTTGTCATCTATGCCTTCAGTCTCGATATATTCCTGGCTGCAAAGGGGTTTCAGCTCATTCCTGAGCATGTTTCCATAGCCGCATATGACGAAGACCACTCGGTGGAAAGCCGCGAACTTCTCAGCAGGATCCGGGAACCTGCCTTCAGCAAGCCGAGGATAATCAAAGACAGGGCGGAAATAGACCGTATAATGAACAACTCCGAGGCGATCCTTATACTCGATATCCCCAACGGATTTGAACGGGATATCCACCGGGAGGGAACAACGGTTCAGGTACTTGTCGACGGATCGCAGAGCACGGCGGCCTACCTCAGTTCCGCCTACCTCGGAAAGATCATAAATGACTTCTCTCTTGAGAAGACCATCGAGGAAAATTACAGGAAAGGGTTAAGGTTTGAGGTGCCGGTTGAGTTAAGGAGCCGTATACTCTTCAACCCCGACGCACGTGACGACATATATGAGGGACTTATCGAGTTCTTTATGATGATAACCCTGGTCGGGATGATCCTCCCTGCAGCCATGCTTATCAGGGAGCGGGAGTATGGAACCATCGAGCAGATACTGATATCCCCACTCAGCATAGGGCGGTTAATCATCCTGAAGATCCTTGCTTCGATGCTCTTCCTCATTTCGGTTATCGCTGCAAGCTATCTGCTCGTTCTGAAACTCTGGCTTGGATTGCCCTTAAAGGGAGGAATCACGGATTTTCTCGTTGTGACCCTGATCTTCCTCATCTCGACAACGGGGCTTGCCTTTATAATAGCATCAGTGGCAAGGAGGTTCAGCCAGATCGGGATGCTTACAATCGTTATCTTTGCCCCCATGCTTCTTCTGTCAGGCGGATGGGTGCCCCCGGAGGCCCTGCCTGACTGGCTAAGGGCTGCAACGAGGGTCTCCCCGCTCAAGCAGTTCATGGATATCGGGGTCAGCATACTTATAAGGGGGGCAACCATGGATATGCTTTCGCTAAAACTTGCCAAACTGTTTATCATAGGGGCCGCACTGATAGGCACCGGGGGACTGCTGTATAAAAGGAAGGTCTTGAAATAATGGGGGATTCAGCCGTGAAGGACTGGAGAGACAGTATTTCCTTTGTCCTGGTAAACCCCAGCGAGCCCGGTAATATAGGGGCCTCTGCAAGGGCGGTAAAAAACATGGGTTTTAATAACCTCATCCTGGTAAACCCCCCGGAGAACTTCATTGAAGGTCGTGACTTCTGGCTTGCATGCCATGCCACGGACCTCCTCGAGGAAGCAGGTGTCTTTAAGAGCCTCGACGATGCCATCTCGGACAAGGCGCTTGTGGTTGGTACTTCAAGGAGGACCGGGAAGAAGAGGGGGTTGCTTCTTCCCCTTGAAGAAGCGATAAAGGAGATAAGAAAGAGGGCAACAAAAAACAGGGTAGCCATCCTCTTTGGCCGGGAAGACCGGGGTCTTACAAATGAAGAGGCCGGGGAGTGCGGCTTTCTTGTAAACATACCTACATCGGAGGAGGCCCCTTCGCTCAACCTTGCCCAGTCAGTCCTTATTGTCGCCTATGAACTGACCAAGGGTGAGATGAATACGGAGACACCGGCGTTTGTTCCCCACGAGGAACTCCCGGCGCTCTTCGAACATATAGGAAAGACCCTTGATATACTCGGTTATTTCCCCCGGGGGGACAGGGATATGGAAGTCAGGATAATGAGAAACCTCAAGCATATGCTTGGCCGTTCAGGACTGACCCCCTGGGAGGCCGGGATGCTTCACGGCATCTGCAGCCGGATAGAAAGGAAGATAAAGGGCTGATTACCCCCTGCTTTAACTGCCTTCGCGCATCCTGCGCAGTATTGTTTTTACAAGGAAGTATGACACAACCCCTGCTACCGAGCCGACGAAAAGTGTTCCCACAAAAAAGGGAACCAGAAGTCCTTCCAGCATCCTGAAGATATTGAAGATATTAATACTATGAAAATTTATTGAAGACAGGGCATCCTCACTACCTGTCAGCTTTACGCCAAGCCATGTACTGAAGGTGTATATGGGTATTATGGTCCAGGGATTTGTAATATAGGCCCCAGCGAGGGTAACCACTTTATTGAATCTGAAGGCGACGGCAATACCGATCGCCATCAGGGTGTGAAGACCAAGGAATGGCGACATGCCGACAAAGACGCCCAGCGCAAAGGCGAGGGCGGTTCTCCTTGACGATCCCTCAACGGTGAGGACGAGACGCAGTTTATCTCCCAGTGACAAAGTGCTGATACCCCTCCGGTTTTATTTCCTGTTCCTCCCCGTCGTTTCCAATAAAATACATCCCTTCATCAATCACCTCACCGATCTCACAGAACCCCGGGAACTCTTCCCCGGAGGTGAAGAGAAGCTGGTAGTCCTCACCGCCGGATACCATCAGGGCTCGAAGATCCAGCTTGAAGAACCCTGCCACCTCTTTCATCCCCGCTCTTTTCGGCAAACGCTCCTCGATGATTCTTACACCCACTTTACTCTCACTGCATAATCTGAAGAGGTCTATAAAGAGACCGTCACTGATGTCGATCATTGCGCTTATCTTTTCAGAGTACTCCATCATATCACGGACCTCCGGAAGGAGAAATCTCCTAAGATATGTAACAATCTCATCCCATTGCAGCTCAAGATCGAGACGCTCTCCCTTTTCCAGGGCAACGGGACGGGCAACCCTTCTTAGTATTTCATGTCCAAGAGCAGCCTCACCAACCGGGCCGGTTATATAGACCTTGTCTCCGGGTGATGCACCTGATCTCCTGAGGATTTTACCACCTTCCCTGCCGAGGATTGTAAGCCCTGCGGTAATATCCCTCTTACTCTCCGTAATGTCACCACCTATGAGGGTAAGATTATATCTCCTGGAGGCGGCCATTAACCCTGAAAAAAAATACTCATATAAGGACAGGTCCACACTCTCAGGAAGTGAGAGAATCAGGAGCATCCAGTCGGGACTTCCACCCATCGCATAGATATCACTGACGTTTGAGGCGACAAGTTTGTATCCAACCTGAAAGGGGGTAAAATAAGTGAGGTCGAAATGTACTCCCTCGACCATCATATCACTGCTGGCCAGAATACTCCCTTTTTCCGGACATGCAAACGCAGCGGCATCATCACCTATCCCGACGATCAGGTTGTCGGAACAGCAGGCAAATCTCCTTCTTATGTCATCGAGTATGAAGAGTTCTCCTTTATCGGAAAGCTTCATCGTTTTGACAGGGGGACGGAACCGGACCGTCGGCAGAGGCAGGGATAAACTAAACGGCCTGCCTGACCGGCTCAGCCGGATTTTCTTTTCTTCTTCGATGCGGCAGGTGTCCTCCTGGTCCTCTTCTTCTTTAATGCAGCCTTAAACACCACATCGACCTCCTCCACAAATACAAACTCCACATCCCTCTTCACGTACCTGGGGATATCCTCGAGATCCTTTCTGTTCCTCTCGGGGACAATCACCTTCCGAATACCCATCCTCTTTGCAGCAAGGGTCTTTTCCTTAAGCCCTCCGATTGGAAGCACCCTTCCCCTGAGTGTAATCTCACCGGTCATTGCCACCCTTTTGTCAACCGGCCTTCCCGTAAGGGCCGATGCAATGGCAACAGCCATGGTTATACCCGCGGATGGACCGTCCTTGGGGATTGCACCTGCAGGTACATGAATATGGATATCGGTCTTTGAAAAGACGTCCTCCTTTATACCAAGGTCCTTCGCCCGTGAACGGACAAAGCTCAGGGCGGCATGGGCCGACTCCTTCATCACATCGCCAAGTTGTCCGGTAAGGGTTAGTTTCCCCCCGCCCTTCATGGTGATTGCCTCGACGTAGATGATATCACCTCCGGATTCAGTCCAGGCAAGTCCTGTGGCCACACCGATCTCATCCTTCTCCATTTCCTCCTCAGGGAGGAACTTCGGGGCGCCCAGATACCTGTGCAGGCCTCTTGAAGTTATAAAAAAATTCCTTTTTCTCCCCTCGGCAATCTGACGTGCAACCTTACGGCAGAGATTTGCGAGTTCCCGTTCAAGGTTCCTCACCCCTGCCTCACGGGTGTAATGGGAGATAAGCATATTCAATGCAGAATCGCTAAGCCTCATGATCCTGCCGTTTATACCATGCTCTTCAAGCTGCTTCGGCAGGAGATAGTTCTTGGCTATCCCCACCTTCTCCTCCTCGGTATACCCGCTCAGATAGATAATCTCCATCCTGTCCCTCAGCGGTCCGGGTATTGTATCAACGATATTGCCCGTGGTTATAAACATGACGTTGGAGAGATCAAAAGGAACCCCCAGATAATGATCGACAAAGGAATTGTTCTGTTCGGGATCAAGGACCTCAAGCAGTGCGGATGAGGGATCACCCCTGAAGTCGGCGCCTATCTTGTCGATCTCGTCAAGCATAAAGACGGGGTTGTTCTTCCCCGCCTGTTTGATTCCCTGAACGATCCGGCCCGGCAGGGCGCCGACATATGTCCTCCTGTGCCCCCTTATCTCGGCCTCGTCACGAACGCCGCCAAGCGACATCCTCACAAACTCCCTCCCCAGGCTACGTGAAATGGAACGGCCGAGGGAGGTCTTACCGACCCCCGGAGGACCGATGAAACAGAGGATGGGGCCCTTCATCTTGGACTTCAGCTTTCTGACACTGAGATATTCAAGTATCCGCTCCTTCACCTTCTCAAGATCATAATGATCCTCATCGAGAACCTTCTTGGCAGCCTTTATATCCAGATTATCCTTTGTGACCTTACTCCATGGCAACTCAACAAGCCAGTCGAGGTAAGTCCTTACGGTTGCGGCTTCTGCGCTGTCAGGGTGCATCTTCTCAAGCCTCTTAAGTTGCTTTTCGGCCTCCTTCAGGACCTTATCGGGCATCTTTGCAGCCTTGATCTTCTGACTGAATTCATTAATTTCCTCCGCCCTCTCATCGATCTCACCCAGTTCTCTCTGGATCGCCTTCAACTGCTCCCTGAGGAAATATTCTCTCTGTGTTTTGTCTATCTCACCCCTTGCCTCGGTCTGTATCTTCTGCTGTACAAGGAGTAACTCCACCTCTCTGCCGAGTATATCACTCACCCGTTTAAGTCTCTGTATCGGATCTGCAGTCTCGAGAATCTCCTGCGCCTGCTCAGTCTTGAGTCCAAGGTTTGAGGCCACGAGGTCGGCCAGTCTTCCGGGGTCATCGAGATTCTCGACAACCACCATAATATCCGGCAAAATGGTCTTGCCCAGCGACACGGCCTTGTCAAGCTGCTCCTTCACATTTCTCATAAGCGCCTCTACTTCGAGGGTCATCTCGGAAGGCTTCTGATCCTCAATCTTCTGTATCGTTGCCTCGTAGTAGTTCTCCTTCAACTTGACATCAAGAACCTTTGCCTTTTTCAGACCCTGAACGAGTATCTTCACCCTCCCGTCCGGGAGTTTCAGCATCCTCATAATAAGACCGGCGGTACCTACACTGTGGAGGTCTTCCGGCCCGGGGTTCTCTACGCTCAGGTCCTTCTGGGTGAGCAGGAGGACCATCCTGTCCGTGTTAAGGGAATGATCAATGGACTGGATTGACATCTCCCTGCCCACAAACAGCGGAATTATCATATAGGGGAAGATAACGATATCCCTCACGGGAAGTATCGGTAGGGTATCTGGAATTTCAATATCTTTTTCCTCTTTCACTATATCAACCATCTTCACTCCTTTAAGATCTTTATTTTATAAACCCTATCCTCTGCCTTTGGCAGTGTAATCCTGAGTATACCGTCTTTTAAAACAGCATCGGCCTTGTCGGGGGCCACGGTAACCGGGACGGGAATTATCCTTCTGAAACGACTGAACTCACGCTCCATACAGATAAACATTCCCTTTTTTTCATTATCATGCTGTTTCTTCACACCCTCAATTACCAGAAGGTTATTATATACCTTAGCAAGCACATCCTGCTGTAATACCCCCGGCAACTCTACGACAAAAACAACTGCATCCTCCCTCTCGTAGATATCCACGGGGGGATAATCCCTTCTTGTCTCACCATTCAGAAGATAAGTCTCTTTAACGATAAATTCCATGTCACTGAAAATCAGAACGCACTGTTTTATTGCATGATTTCGGCAGCTATTTCCTTCAAATAAGCTAAAAACCGTTCCGACACGGCATCGTTCTTCAAGGCCAGAGAAACAGTGGCCTTAAGAAAACCGAATTTATCACCTGCATCATATCTCTTCCCACTGAAGACAAACCCGTAGACCGTCTTTTCTTTCAGCATTCCCTTAAGGGCATCGGTAAGCTGATACTCTCCTCCCTGGCCCGGCTTCATACTTTCAAGGACATCGAAGACCTCGGGAGTAAGAATATAACGACCGATTATTGCAAGATTGCTTGGAGCTTCTTCGGGCGCCGGCTTTTCTACAAAATCGGTTATCCTGAATACATCCTTCTCTTCCTTCACTCCTGAAATCGCACCGTAACGGTGGATCTCTTCCCGGGGGACCTCCTCAAGTGCGACTATTGGACAGCCAAGCTCATTATAGAGTTTAATCATATCCGCAAGGAGGGTTTCGTCAGGGTCTATTACGTCATCGCTTAAAAGAACTGCAAACGGTTCATCCTTCACAAACGGCTTAGCCCTC
This genomic stretch from bacterium BMS3Abin08 harbors:
- the ybhR_1 gene encoding inner membrane transport permease YbhR — translated: MESRELLSRIREPAFSKPRIIKDRAEIDRIMNNSEAILILDIPNGFERDIHREGTTVQVLVDGSQSTAAYLSSAYLGKIINDFSLEKTIEENYRKGLRFEVPVELRSRILFNPDARDDIYEGLIEFFMMITLVGMILPAAMLIREREYGTIEQILISPLSIGRLIILKILASMLFLISVIAASYLLVLKLWLGLPLKGGITDFLVVTLIFLISTTGLAFIIASVARRFSQIGMLTIVIFAPMLLLSGGWVPPEALPDWLRAATRVSPLKQFMDIGVSILIRGATMDMLSLKLAKLFIIGAALIGTGGLLYKRKVLK
- a CDS encoding putative tRNA/rRNA methyltransferase, which encodes MGDSAVKDWRDSISFVLVNPSEPGNIGASARAVKNMGFNNLILVNPPENFIEGRDFWLACHATDLLEEAGVFKSLDDAISDKALVVGTSRRTGKKRGLLLPLEEAIKEIRKRATKNRVAILFGREDRGLTNEEAGECGFLVNIPTSEEAPSLNLAQSVLIVAYELTKGEMNTETPAFVPHEELPALFEHIGKTLDILGYFPRGDRDMEVRIMRNLKHMLGRSGLTPWEAGMLHGICSRIERKIKG
- the thiL gene encoding thiamine-monophosphate kinase, encoding MKLSDKGELFILDDIRRRFACCSDNLIVGIGDDAAAFACPEKGSILASSDMMVEGVHFDLTYFTPFQVGYKLVASNVSDIYAMGGSPDWMLLILSLPESVDLSLYEYFFSGLMAASRRYNLTLIGGDITESKRDITAGLTILGREGGKILRRSGASPGDKVYITGPVGEAALGHEILRRVARPVALEKGERLDLELQWDEIVTYLRRFLLPEVRDMMEYSEKISAMIDISDGLFIDLFRLCSESKVGVRIIEERLPKRAGMKEVAGFFKLDLRALMVSGGEDYQLLFTSGEEFPGFCEIGEVIDEGMYFIGNDGEEQEIKPEGYQHFVTGR
- the lon_2 gene encoding lon protease gives rise to the protein MVDIVKEEKDIEIPDTLPILPVRDIVIFPYMIIPLFVGREMSIQSIDHSLNTDRMVLLLTQKDLSVENPGPEDLHSVGTAGLIMRMLKLPDGRVKILVQGLKKAKVLDVKLKENYYEATIQKIEDQKPSEMTLEVEALMRNVKEQLDKAVSLGKTILPDIMVVVENLDDPGRLADLVASNLGLKTEQAQEILETADPIQRLKRVSDILGREVELLLVQQKIQTEARGEIDKTQREYFLREQLKAIQRELGEIDERAEEINEFSQKIKAAKMPDKVLKEAEKQLKRLEKMHPDSAEAATVRTYLDWLVELPWSKVTKDNLDIKAAKKVLDEDHYDLEKVKERILEYLSVRKLKSKMKGPILCFIGPPGVGKTSLGRSISRSLGREFVRMSLGGVRDEAEIRGHRRTYVGALPGRIVQGIKQAGKNNPVFMLDEIDKIGADFRGDPSSALLEVLDPEQNNSFVDHYLGVPFDLSNVMFITTGNIVDTIPGPLRDRMEIIYLSGYTEEEKVGIAKNYLLPKQLEEHGINGRIMRLSDSALNMLISHYTREAGVRNLERELANLCRKVARQIAEGRKRNFFITSRGLHRYLGAPKFLPEEEMEKDEIGVATGLAWTESGGDIIYVEAITMKGGGKLTLTGQLGDVMKESAHAALSFVRSRAKDLGIKEDVFSKTDIHIHVPAGAIPKDGPSAGITMAVAIASALTGRPVDKRVAMTGEITLRGRVLPIGGLKEKTLAAKRMGIRKVIVPERNRKDLEDIPRYVKRDVEFVFVEEVDVVFKAALKKKRTRRTPAASKKKRKSG
- the hspA_4 gene encoding spore protein SP21; this translates as MEFIVKETYLLNGETRRDYPPVDIYEREDAVVFVVELPGVLQQDVLAKVYNNLLVIEGVKKQHDNEKKGMFICMEREFSRFRRIIPVPVTVAPDKADAVLKDGILRITLPKAEDRVYKIKILKE
- the gtaB gene encoding UTP--glucose-1-phosphate uridylyltransferase — protein: MNGVTKAILPAAGLGTRFLPATKAAPKEMLPIVDKPMIQYAVEEAEACGINEFIVITGRHKRTIEDHFDTVYELEENLRQKGKKKLLAEINRLSHLNFAYIRQGRPLGLGHAILRAKPFVKDEPFAVLLSDDVIDPDETLLADMIKLYNELGCPIVALEEVPREEIHRYGAISGVKEEKDVFRITDFVEKPAPEEAPSNLAIIGRYILTPEVFDVLESMKPGQGGEYQLTDALKGMLKEKTVYGFVFSGKRYDAGDKFGFLKATVSLALKNDAVSERFLAYLKEIAAEIMQ